Proteins encoded together in one Oryzias latipes chromosome 11, ASM223467v1 window:
- the LOC101173235 gene encoding major histocompatibility complex class I-related gene protein-like yields MHYGRSFLQRTERPSVSFLQKTPSSPVCCHATGFYPDRADLFWRKDGEEIHEGVEKGQILPNHDGTFQMSSELNVSLIKHEDWRRYDCVFQLSGLTEDIVSMLDKTQIQTNWVSPSEFPVGPVVGGAAGVVLLLVISGVLYCCWRNRNDFQPVDGNC; encoded by the exons ATGCACTATGGGAGGAGTTTTCTGCAGAGAACAG AGCGTCCTTCAGTATCTTTTCTCCAGAAGACTCCCTCCTCTCCGGTCTGCTGCCATGCCACTGGCTTTTATCCTGACAGAGCTGATCTGTTCTGGAGGAAAGATGGAGAGGAGATTCATGAGGGTGTGGAGAAGGGACAGATCCTACCTAACCATGATGGAACCTTCCAGATGAGCTCAGAGCTGAACGTTTCATTGATCAAACATGAGGACTGGAGGAGGTATGACTGTGTGTTCCAGCTCTCTGGACTAACAGAAGACATCGTCTCCATGCTGGACAAAACACAGATTCAGACAAACTGGG TTTCTCCTTCAGAGTTTCCAGTTGGTCCTGTTgttggaggagcagctggagtGGTTCTGCTCCTGGTGATCAGTGGAGTCCTCTACTGCTGTTGGAGAAACAGAAATG ACTTCCAGCCTGTTGATGGTAATTGTTGA
- the LOC105355010 gene encoding CD209 antigen-like protein E isoform X2, translating to MASDIFAKPDFSKKVRYNRKQQEDTSDWKECEVEIYNDAYESVEDTTGVQSPEQAPQTETCPKVQKSFCRCEQWRLLVLCTVLSAGIIILSSYMAFNNPQREVKEQKIHTEGINETLLDEIRQLKNQIEGKRCPEGWKRFGCSCYYKSTEKRIWYNSRSFCQKNGSDLVVVNSKEEQEFVSTLNQNAESWIGLFAGWSVQKQKYEWKWVDGSPLTEMFLDESISKDRNKDDAVFLSTEGKWKQQDKTNFKNWICEKNSFGSFCSCAVH from the exons ATGGCCTCAGATATTTTTGCCAAACCAGATTTCTCCAAGAAGGTCAGATACAACAGAAAGCAGCAAGAAGACACATCAGACTGGAAGGAGTGTGAGGTGGAAATCTACAACGATGCATATGAATCTGTGGAGGACACCACCGGGGTTCAGTCACCAGAACAAG CTCCACAAACAGAGACGTGTCCTAAAGTCCAGAAAAGTTTCTGCAGATGTGAACAATGGCGTCTGTTGGTGCTGTGTACTGTCCTGTCAGCTGGGATCATCATTCTATCCTCAT ACATGGCATTCAACAATCCGCAGAGGGAAGTGAAGGAGCAAAAGATACACACTGAAg GCATCAATGAAACTCTTTTGGATGAAATAAGACAGCTGAAAAATCAGATTGAAG GTAAACGGTGTCCTGAAGGATGGAAGAgatttggatgcagctgctacTATAAATCCACTGAGAAAAGAATTTGGTATAACAGCAGGAGTTTCTGTCAGAAAAATGGATCTGATCTGGTGGTTGTAAACAGCAAAGAGGAACAG gAGTTTGTTTCTACATTGAATCAGAATGCAGAATCCTGGATCGGTCTGTTTGCTGGATGGTCAGTCCAGAAACAGAAATATGAATggaaatgggtggatggatcacCACTGACAGAAAT GTTCTTGGATGAGAGCATTTCAAAAGACCGGAACAAGGATGATGCAGTGTTCTTAAGTACTGAAGGGAAATGGAAAcaacaggacaaaacaaacttcaaaaactggatctgtgagaaaaacagttttggaTCTTTCTGTTCCTGCGCTGTGCATTGA
- the LOC105355010 gene encoding CD209 antigen-like protein A isoform X1 translates to MASDIFAKPDFSKKVRYNRKQQEDTSDWKECEVEIYNDAYESVEDTTGVQSPEQAPQTETCPKVQKSFCRCEQWRLLVLCTVLSAGIIILSSYMAFNNPQREVKEQKIHTEGINETLLDEIRQLKNQIEGINKTLLDEIKQLKNQIEGKRCPEGWKRFGCSCYYKSTEKRIWYNSRSFCQKNGSDLVVVNSKEEQEFVSTLNQNAESWIGLFAGWSVQKQKYEWKWVDGSPLTEMFLDESISKDRNKDDAVFLSTEGKWKQQDKTNFKNWICEKNSFGSFCSCAVH, encoded by the exons ATGGCCTCAGATATTTTTGCCAAACCAGATTTCTCCAAGAAGGTCAGATACAACAGAAAGCAGCAAGAAGACACATCAGACTGGAAGGAGTGTGAGGTGGAAATCTACAACGATGCATATGAATCTGTGGAGGACACCACCGGGGTTCAGTCACCAGAACAAG CTCCACAAACAGAGACGTGTCCTAAAGTCCAGAAAAGTTTCTGCAGATGTGAACAATGGCGTCTGTTGGTGCTGTGTACTGTCCTGTCAGCTGGGATCATCATTCTATCCTCAT ACATGGCATTCAACAATCCGCAGAGGGAAGTGAAGGAGCAAAAGATACACACTGAAg GCATCAATGAAACTCTTTTGGATGAAATAAGACAGCTGAAAAATCAGATTGAAG GCATCAATAAAACTCTTTTGgatgaaataaaacagctgaaaaatcaGATTGAAG GTAAACGGTGTCCTGAAGGATGGAAGAgatttggatgcagctgctacTATAAATCCACTGAGAAAAGAATTTGGTATAACAGCAGGAGTTTCTGTCAGAAAAATGGATCTGATCTGGTGGTTGTAAACAGCAAAGAGGAACAG gAGTTTGTTTCTACATTGAATCAGAATGCAGAATCCTGGATCGGTCTGTTTGCTGGATGGTCAGTCCAGAAACAGAAATATGAATggaaatgggtggatggatcacCACTGACAGAAAT GTTCTTGGATGAGAGCATTTCAAAAGACCGGAACAAGGATGATGCAGTGTTCTTAAGTACTGAAGGGAAATGGAAAcaacaggacaaaacaaacttcaaaaactggatctgtgagaaaaacagttttggaTCTTTCTGTTCCTGCGCTGTGCATTGA
- the LOC105355010 gene encoding C-type lectin domain family 6 member A-like isoform X3, which yields MASDIFAKPDFSKKVRYNRKQQEDTSDWKECEVEIYNDAYESVEDTTGVQSPEQAPQTETCPKVQKSFCRCEQWRLLVLCTVLSAGIIILSSYMAFNNPQREVKEQKIHTEGINETLLDEIRQLKNQIEGINKTLLDEIKQLKNQIEGKRCPEGWKRFGCSCYYKSTEKRIWYNSRSFCQKNGSDLVVVNSKEEQQHFKETL from the exons ATGGCCTCAGATATTTTTGCCAAACCAGATTTCTCCAAGAAGGTCAGATACAACAGAAAGCAGCAAGAAGACACATCAGACTGGAAGGAGTGTGAGGTGGAAATCTACAACGATGCATATGAATCTGTGGAGGACACCACCGGGGTTCAGTCACCAGAACAAG CTCCACAAACAGAGACGTGTCCTAAAGTCCAGAAAAGTTTCTGCAGATGTGAACAATGGCGTCTGTTGGTGCTGTGTACTGTCCTGTCAGCTGGGATCATCATTCTATCCTCAT ACATGGCATTCAACAATCCGCAGAGGGAAGTGAAGGAGCAAAAGATACACACTGAAg GCATCAATGAAACTCTTTTGGATGAAATAAGACAGCTGAAAAATCAGATTGAAG GCATCAATAAAACTCTTTTGgatgaaataaaacagctgaaaaatcaGATTGAAG GTAAACGGTGTCCTGAAGGATGGAAGAgatttggatgcagctgctacTATAAATCCACTGAGAAAAGAATTTGGTATAACAGCAGGAGTTTCTGTCAGAAAAATGGATCTGATCTGGTGGTTGTAAACAGCAAAGAGGAACAG caacatttcaaagaaacGTTGTGA